One genomic segment of Capricornis sumatraensis isolate serow.1 chromosome X, serow.2, whole genome shotgun sequence includes these proteins:
- the LOC138071205 gene encoding zinc finger X-linked protein ZXDB-like — MEIPRLLPARGIRQSGGAGSPEGGGRIRGGPDLRAGQAPARRLLLLRGPQDGGPGRQREEASAASSCPGPGLSPLALRPDHASGCGSGGGSGGDDFFLVLLDPVGGDVETAGAGQATGPVWREEAGLGPRLPGGESGANPEGRPALGPSCLSAIPAPVPALAPIPAQGLGPATAFAGTVTIHNQNLLLSLENGVLTLATPPPPAWAPGVAPAPQPRGLIAPQAGIPHAAQPGDCPELPPDLLLAERAEPAPAPALKEEAEGPAAVESPRGPPGPGQGVLLYLCPEVQCGQTFAKKHQLKVHLLTHSSSQGQRPFKCPLGGCGWTFTTSYKLKRHLQSHDKLRPFGCPAEGCGKSFTTVYNLKAHMKGHEQENSFKCEVCEETFPTQAKLSAHQRSHFEPERPYKCAFSGCKKTFITVSALFSHNRAHFREQELFSCSFPGCSKQYDKACRLKIHLRSHTGERPFLCDFEGCGWNFTSMSKLLRHKRKHDDDRRFMCPVEGCGKSFTRAEHLKGHSITHLGTKPFVCPVEGCCARFSARSSLYIHSKKHLQDVDTWKSRCPVATCNKLFTSKHSMKTHMAKRHNLRQDLLAQLEAANSLTPSSELTSQGQSDLSDAELVSLLSDVPGNSSAAVLDTALVNSGILTIDVASVNSTLAGNLPANNNNSLGQAVDPQALMATSDLPQSLDTSLFFGTTAAGFQQGPLDMDDVSSLSAGPLASLSSLAVKNSSQEPQALIPSSKLTVDTDALTPSSTLCENSVSELLPPTKTEWNVHPDSDFFAQEEETQFGFSNPAGNHGSQKETDLITVTGSSFLV, encoded by the coding sequence ATGGAAATCCCGAGGCTGCTCCCGGCTCGCGGGATACGACAAAGCGGAGGGGCTGGCAGCCCCGAGGGCGGCGGCCGGATCCGCGGAGGTCCTGACCTGCGGGCCGGTCAGGCCCCGGCGCGCCGCCTGCTGCTGCTCCGTGGCCCTCAAGATGGCGGGCCCGGGCGGCAGCGTGAGGAAGCCAGCGCGGCTTCTTCTTGCCCAGGCCCGGGCCTGAGCCCGTTGGCGCTGAGGCCTGATCACGCTAGCGGCTGTGGCAGCGGCGGCGGGAGCGGCGGCGATGACTTCTTCCTGGTGCTGCTGGACCCGGTGGGTGGAGACGTAGAAACCGCGGGCGCTGGCCAGGCCACAGGGCCCGTGTGGAGGGAGGAGGCCGGGCTGGGCCCAAGGCTCCCGGGGGGCGAAAGCGGCGCGAACCCCGAAGGCCGCCCTGCGCTGGGCCCCAGCTGCCTGTCGGCTATCCCCGCCCCAGTCCCGGCCTTGGCCCCGATCCCCGCTCAAGGCCTGGGCCCTGCTACGGCCTTCGCAGGCACTGTCACCATTCACAACCAAAACCTACTGTTGAGCTTGGAGAACGGCGTCCTCACTCTAGCCACGCCCCCACCGCCCGCCTGGGCGCCTGGGGTCGCCCCTGCCCCGCAGCCCAGGGGTCTGATTGCCCCACAAGCTGGGATCCCTCACGCCGCGCAGCCTGGAGACTGTCCCGAGCTGCCGCCTGACCTCCTGCTGGCAGAGCGGGCAGAACCTGCGCCTGCCCCAGCGCTCAAGGAGGAGGCGGAGGGCCCCGCGGCTGTTGAGAGCCCCCGCGGGCCGCCAGGCCCGGGCCAGGGCGTGTTGCTGTACCTGTGTCCTGAGGTGCAGTGCGGACAAACCTTCGCCAAGAAGCACCAGCTGAAGGTGCACCTGCTGACACACAGCAGCAGCCAGGGCCAGCGGCCCTTCAAGTGCCCCCTGGGTGGTTGCGGGTGGACCTTCACCACCTCCTACAAGCTCAAGAGGCATCTGCAGTCACACGACAAACTGAGGCCCTTTGGCTGCCCAGCAGAGGGCTGTGGCAAGAGCTTCACCACCGTGTATAACCTCAAAGCACACATGAAGGGCCACGAGCAGGAGAACTCATTCAAATGTGAGGTGTGTGAGGAGACCTTCCCCACGCAGGCCAAACTCAGTGCCCACCAGCGCAGTCACTTCGAGCCTGAGAGGCCCTACAAGTGTGCGTTTTCCGGCTGCAAGAAGACATTTATCACAGTGAGTGCCCTGTTTTCCCATAACCGCGCCCACTTCAGGGAACAGGAACTCTTTTCCTGTTCCTTTCCTGGCTGCAGTAAACAGTATGACAAGGCTTGTAGGCTGAAAATTCACCTTCGGAGCCACACTGGTGAGAGACCATTCCTTTGTGACTTTGAGGGCTGTGGCTGGAACTTCACTAGCATGTCCAAACTCCTAAGGCACAAACGGAAGCACGACGACGACCGGAGGTTCATGTGCCCGGTGGAAGGGTGTGGGAAATCTTTCACAAGGGCTGAACATCTGAAAGGCCACAGCATAACCCACCTGGGCACGAAGCCTTTTGTGTGCCCAGTGGAAGGTTGCTGTGCCAGGTTCTCTGCTCGCAGTAGTCTCTACATTCACTCCAAGAAACACTTGCAGGATGTGGACACTTGGAAAAGTCGATGCCCAGTCGCCACTTGTAATAAACTCTTCACATCCAAGCACAGCATGAAGACCCACATGGCCAAAAGGCACAACCTGCGCCAGGATCTCTTAGCTCAGCTGGAAGCTGCCAATTCTCTTACACCCAGCAGTGAACTTACCAGCCAGGGGCAGAGTGACCTCAGTGATGCTGAGCTTGTGTCTCTCTTGTCTGATGTGCCTGGTAATAGTTCTGCTGCAGTACTGGACACGGCATTGGTGAACTCTGGCATCTTGACTATTGACGTGGCTTCTGTGAACTCCACTCTGGCAGGAAACCTCcctgctaataataataattccttaGGGCAGGCAGTGGACCCTCAGGCCTTGATGGCCACCAGTGACCTTCCTCAAAGTTTGGATACCTCACTCTTCTTTGGAACGACAGCAGCAGGTTTTCAGCAGGGTCCCTTAGATATGGATGATGTCTCAAGTCTAAGTGCGGGGCCGTTGGCATCTCTGAGCTCTTTGGCTGTGAAAAACTCGAGTCAAGAGCCCCAGGCTTTGATCCCTAGCAGTAAGCTAACAGTAGACACAGATGCTCTGACTCCTTCAAGCACCCTTTGTGAAAACAGTGTCTCAGAACTACTGCCACCAACCAAAACGGAATGGAATGTACATCCTGACTCTGACTTCTTTGCACAGGAGGAAGAAACCCAGTTTGGATTCTCCAACCCAGCAGGAAACCATGGGTCTCAGAAAGAAACAGATCTTATCACAGTGACTGGCAGCTCATTTTTGGTATGA